The following proteins are co-located in the Equus caballus isolate H_3958 breed thoroughbred chromosome 15, TB-T2T, whole genome shotgun sequence genome:
- the LOC138917617 gene encoding ral guanine nucleotide dissociation stimulator-like isoform X1: MFSCCLPSCGGSGFRKAKKKSLFSHYRHWLGPHLHRLCPIGRRSPQSCTQEVVEELTDGFGYSISLDRDQLHRATSNNQGCSESEDESTLSVTEACRMRALQAGMMQRLSETVLPAFPSRVLCSVVTSLCSYSGSSTAHQVLDQLFPRSHLPSIPGDALIPFGTHGGSLAHCVRDAGGQDHLPNAIYFLLGTWLGQGQGCREPLRFPSWTLQLATLHVSFGGSHVEGHAYLLPGPLEHLKAIEAKRKEPAPKLLPLPEPEPVPAPGLEPAALPVSPRVVELEPAAPESATPGPEQGPPLEAAPEPSCPWAVTTEDQLREEKLNILDFPPQLVAEQLTRMAAELFKTLVPAHCLGSIWSERDNRERESLAPTVRDTVMHDNTVANCILVTCLGDASMTAQDRARVVELWIRVAEECRGLGNFCSLHTILSALQSPAIAHLQDTWGQVSRESSRTWKKWVRREKRVSRELLVQEATSVLKTAERARQGAQERQRQQGVVPSLVTFFRSLELLDATMEDYVEGNVLNCRKWNEQFKLMDEIELLQEAANLYTVQPDEHFGAWFQAVEPLSKEESYSLSCQLEPRYHWVRKIRLFFKGKKNRSGQNTRPPTKGPVVVVDDPPETS; the protein is encoded by the exons Atgttctcctgctgtctcccgagttgtggaggctctggcttcaggaaagccaagaaaaagagccttttcagtcactatagacactggcttggccctcacctgcaccgcctctgtccaattggcaggaggagccctcag agctgcacgcaGGAGGTGGTGGAAGAGCTGAcggatggcttcgggtactccatctccctggacagggaccaGCTGCACCGCGCCACCAGcaataaccagggctgctctgag agtgaagatgagtccactctgtctgtcactgaggcctgcaggatgcgtgccctccaggcaggcatgatgcagaggctctcagagactgtgctgccagccttccccagcagagtcctctgcagtgtcgtcacctccctctgcagctactcaggctccagcacagcccaccaggtgctggaccagctgtttcccag gtcccatctaccctccataccgggcgatgccctcatcccctttgggacacatggaggcagcttggcccattgcgtgcgggatgctggaggacaggaccacctcccaaa tgctatctatttcctgctgggaacctggctgggccaagggcagggttgcagggagcccctgcggtttccctcttggaccctgcagctggccactctgcacgtcagctttggtggctcccatgtggagggccatgcctaccttctgccaggccccctggagcatctcaaggccattgaggccaaacggaaag agccagctccaaagctcctgccacttccagagccagagccagtgccagcccccgggctggagccagctgcacttccagtctcaccacgtgtggtagagctggagccagcagcccctgagtcggccactccaggaccagagcaagggccaccattagaggcagccccagagcccagctgcccctgggccgtgaccaccgaggaccagctgcgggaggagaagctgaacatcttggacttccctccccagctggtggcagagcagctgacgagGATGGCTGCG gagctgttcaagacgtTGGTGCCCGCCCACTGCCTCGGCTCCATCTGGTCGGAGCGCGACAACAGGGAACGCGagtccctggcacccaccgtcCGTGACACTGTGATGCACGACAACACCGTGGCCAATTGCATCCTCGTCACCTGCCTTGGAGACGCGAgcatgacagcgcaggacagggccagggtggttgAGCTGTGGATCAGGGTGGCTGAG GAGTGCCGAGGGCTCGGGAACTTCTGTTCCCTCCACAcaatcctttctgccctgcagagccctgccattgcccatctccaagacacctggggacaagtttccag ggagagttctcgaacctggaagaagtgggtcaggagagagaaacgcgtgagcagggagctgctggtgcag gaggcgacctccgtgttaaagactgcagagagggcccgccagggagcccaggagaggcagcggcagcag GGGgtcgtcccctccctggtgacgTTCTTCcgttccctggagctgctggacgctacgatggaggattatgtggag ggcaatgtgctcaactgtcggaaatggaatgag caattcaaactgatggacgagatcgagctgctccaggaggctgcaaatctgtacaccgtgcagcccgacgagcactttggggcctggttccaggccgtggagcccctgagcaaggaggagag ctacagcctgtcctgccagctggagccccgataccactgggtcagaaagattcgactcttcttcaaAGGCAAGAAGAACCGCTCAGGCCAGA acaccagacccccaaccaagggcccagtggtggtggtcgatgaccctcctgagaccagctga
- the LOC138917617 gene encoding ral guanine nucleotide dissociation stimulator-like isoform X2 has translation MFSCCLPSCGGSGFRKAKKKSLFSHYRHWLGPHLHRLCPIGRRSPQSCTQEVVEELTDGFGYSISLDRDQLHRATSNNQGCSESEDESTLSVTEACRMRALQAGMMQRLSETVLPAFPSRVLCSVVTSLCSYSGSSTAHQVLDQLFPRSHLPSIPGDALIPFGTHGGSLAHCVRDAGGQDHLPNAIYFLLGTWLGQGQGCREPLRFPSWTLQLATLHVSFGGSHVEGHAYLLPGPLEHLKAIEAKRKEPAPKLLPLPEPEPVPAPGLEPAALPVSPRVVELEPAAPESATPGPEQGPPLEAAPEPSCPWAVTTEDQLREEKLNILDFPPQLVAEQLTRMAAELFKTLVPAHCLGSIWSERDNRERESLAPTVRDTVMHDNTVANCILVTCLGDASMTAQDRARVVELWIRVAEECRGLGNFCSLHTILSALQSPAIAHLQDTWGQVSRESSRTWKKWVRREKRVSRELLVQEATSVLKTAERARQGAQERQRQQGVVPSLVTFFRSLELLDATMEDYVEGNVLNCRKWNEQFKLMDEIELLQEAANLYTVQPDEHFGAWFQAVEPLSKEERHQTPNQGPSGGGR, from the exons Atgttctcctgctgtctcccgagttgtggaggctctggcttcaggaaagccaagaaaaagagccttttcagtcactatagacactggcttggccctcacctgcaccgcctctgtccaattggcaggaggagccctcag agctgcacgcaGGAGGTGGTGGAAGAGCTGAcggatggcttcgggtactccatctccctggacagggaccaGCTGCACCGCGCCACCAGcaataaccagggctgctctgag agtgaagatgagtccactctgtctgtcactgaggcctgcaggatgcgtgccctccaggcaggcatgatgcagaggctctcagagactgtgctgccagccttccccagcagagtcctctgcagtgtcgtcacctccctctgcagctactcaggctccagcacagcccaccaggtgctggaccagctgtttcccag gtcccatctaccctccataccgggcgatgccctcatcccctttgggacacatggaggcagcttggcccattgcgtgcgggatgctggaggacaggaccacctcccaaa tgctatctatttcctgctgggaacctggctgggccaagggcagggttgcagggagcccctgcggtttccctcttggaccctgcagctggccactctgcacgtcagctttggtggctcccatgtggagggccatgcctaccttctgccaggccccctggagcatctcaaggccattgaggccaaacggaaag agccagctccaaagctcctgccacttccagagccagagccagtgccagcccccgggctggagccagctgcacttccagtctcaccacgtgtggtagagctggagccagcagcccctgagtcggccactccaggaccagagcaagggccaccattagaggcagccccagagcccagctgcccctgggccgtgaccaccgaggaccagctgcgggaggagaagctgaacatcttggacttccctccccagctggtggcagagcagctgacgagGATGGCTGCG gagctgttcaagacgtTGGTGCCCGCCCACTGCCTCGGCTCCATCTGGTCGGAGCGCGACAACAGGGAACGCGagtccctggcacccaccgtcCGTGACACTGTGATGCACGACAACACCGTGGCCAATTGCATCCTCGTCACCTGCCTTGGAGACGCGAgcatgacagcgcaggacagggccagggtggttgAGCTGTGGATCAGGGTGGCTGAG GAGTGCCGAGGGCTCGGGAACTTCTGTTCCCTCCACAcaatcctttctgccctgcagagccctgccattgcccatctccaagacacctggggacaagtttccag ggagagttctcgaacctggaagaagtgggtcaggagagagaaacgcgtgagcagggagctgctggtgcag gaggcgacctccgtgttaaagactgcagagagggcccgccagggagcccaggagaggcagcggcagcag GGGgtcgtcccctccctggtgacgTTCTTCcgttccctggagctgctggacgctacgatggaggattatgtggag ggcaatgtgctcaactgtcggaaatggaatgag caattcaaactgatggacgagatcgagctgctccaggaggctgcaaatctgtacaccgtgcagcccgacgagcactttggggcctggttccaggccgtggagcccctgagcaaggaggagag acaccagacccccaaccaagggcccagtggtggtggtcgatga